In Phormidium yuhuli AB48, one genomic interval encodes:
- a CDS encoding GAF domain-containing protein, with amino-acid sequence MTLEQTTEDLKQRLDREVLLQRITQRIRSSLDLQEILDATTTETRLVLGVDRVKIYRFNPDQSGTVIAESVEGKRLPSLLGLTFPADDIPPEARKRFITQRVRSIVSVRDRSIGVSPGNKGFLPWDYYQLDPCHAEYLTAMGVASSLCLPLIHNGQLWGLLACHHADPRQYDLTTLQLIQSVVDQVSIAISQSALLTEAHQQQQREAAINRIVSLLHAQPTIEFTSAIDAAIEVLGGDGGQLYIQRDSPLRLCRGQQPLWQELPTEFSLEDAVKAWWQASSPSESLYPLLETDDVTEIPQLIPIAETLTQVGLRGLLALYLHHRQQFLGYLVVFRREINLEIHWAGEFDPNRQQERPRQSFDAWKELKRGQSQPWSLAEQQLAREISERFASAIQQYLLYRQVNTLNATLEGQVQERTRQLEQSLHLTQAMAQVADQIRSSLDLDEILQTIVREVRSLLEADRTVVYQIFEGGDGRITVEDVQGNWRSAWGIETPPGCFPEHLEEKYIQSAQARVMNDVETAELTPCHREFLESLQIRANLIVPIHCDRQLWGLIIAHQCETPRDWSDREIEQVEQLARHASIAISQAELFAQSQRATRTANAKAEQLELALQELTQTQTQLIQSEKMSSLGQLVAGVAHEINNPVNFIYGNLVHTTEYTQDLLDLLHLYQEHYPQPIDDICDHIEEIDLNFLLEDLPRMLGSMKLGAERIRQIVLSLRNFSRLDQSELKAVNLHDGIEGTLTILHHRLKAKADRAAVKVVKNYGDLPLVECYAGQLNQVFMNLISNAIDALDPFDVDKAERTVRIETQQLGLDRVAVTIADNGCGIPEDLQSQVFDPFFTTKPVGIGTGLGLSISYQIVTEKHHGSFQCCSQVGVGTEFRLEIPINQSSTRHPQHNENSTAAAKI; translated from the coding sequence ATGACTTTAGAACAGACCACAGAAGATCTCAAACAGCGTCTTGATCGCGAGGTCTTACTGCAACGGATCACACAGCGAATTCGTAGCTCCCTAGATCTTCAAGAGATCCTTGATGCAACCACCACAGAAACCCGCCTCGTTCTGGGAGTCGATCGGGTCAAAATCTATCGGTTTAATCCTGACCAGAGCGGGACAGTCATTGCTGAGTCCGTGGAAGGTAAGCGTCTGCCCTCGCTCCTGGGGTTGACCTTTCCCGCCGATGACATCCCCCCAGAAGCTCGGAAGCGATTTATCACGCAACGGGTGCGCAGTATCGTCAGCGTGCGCGATCGCTCCATCGGCGTTAGTCCGGGCAACAAGGGCTTTTTACCTTGGGATTATTACCAACTCGATCCCTGTCATGCCGAGTATCTAACTGCCATGGGGGTGGCCTCATCTCTCTGTTTGCCCCTGATTCATAATGGTCAACTGTGGGGGTTGCTAGCCTGTCATCATGCGGATCCTCGTCAGTATGACCTGACCACCCTACAACTGATTCAATCGGTGGTCGATCAAGTATCCATTGCCATCTCCCAATCGGCCCTGCTTACGGAGGCTCATCAGCAACAACAACGAGAAGCCGCAATCAACCGCATTGTCAGCCTACTCCACGCCCAGCCCACCATCGAATTTACCAGCGCCATTGATGCGGCCATTGAGGTACTCGGAGGAGATGGAGGGCAACTTTATATCCAGCGAGATTCCCCTCTACGTCTATGTCGGGGTCAACAGCCTCTTTGGCAAGAGCTGCCGACTGAATTCTCCTTGGAAGATGCTGTTAAAGCCTGGTGGCAGGCCTCATCGCCCTCGGAGAGTCTCTATCCTCTCTTAGAAACCGATGACGTGACTGAGATTCCCCAACTGATTCCTATCGCTGAAACCCTGACCCAAGTAGGACTTCGGGGCTTATTAGCCCTCTACCTACATCACCGGCAGCAGTTTTTGGGCTACCTGGTGGTATTTCGTCGAGAAATCAACCTAGAAATCCATTGGGCCGGGGAATTTGACCCCAATCGACAGCAGGAACGCCCCCGTCAGTCCTTTGACGCTTGGAAAGAACTCAAGCGCGGTCAGTCTCAGCCATGGAGCCTGGCCGAGCAGCAACTGGCCCGGGAGATTAGTGAGCGGTTTGCGTCCGCGATTCAGCAATATCTCCTCTACCGCCAGGTGAATACCCTCAATGCCACCCTAGAGGGCCAAGTGCAGGAGCGCACCCGCCAGCTTGAACAGTCCCTGCATCTGACCCAAGCCATGGCTCAAGTAGCCGATCAGATTCGTAGCAGTTTAGACTTAGATGAGATTCTACAAACGATCGTGCGAGAAGTTCGCAGCCTACTCGAGGCCGATCGCACCGTCGTCTATCAAATTTTTGAGGGGGGCGATGGCCGGATTACCGTAGAGGATGTTCAGGGAAACTGGCGCTCAGCTTGGGGTATCGAGACTCCCCCCGGATGTTTTCCAGAGCATTTAGAAGAAAAATATATTCAGAGTGCCCAGGCCCGAGTCATGAACGATGTGGAGACAGCGGAGTTAACCCCCTGTCATCGAGAATTTCTGGAGAGTTTACAAATCCGTGCCAATCTGATTGTACCTATTCACTGCGATCGCCAACTTTGGGGGTTAATTATCGCCCACCAATGTGAGACCCCCCGTGATTGGAGCGATCGCGAGATTGAACAAGTAGAACAACTGGCCCGTCACGCCTCCATCGCCATCTCCCAAGCCGAACTGTTCGCCCAAAGTCAACGGGCCACACGCACCGCCAACGCTAAAGCCGAACAACTGGAGTTGGCCCTGCAAGAACTCACCCAAACCCAAACCCAACTGATTCAAAGTGAGAAAATGTCCAGTCTCGGACAGTTGGTGGCTGGGGTGGCTCATGAAATCAACAACCCCGTCAACTTCATCTACGGGAACTTAGTCCACACCACCGAGTACACCCAAGATTTGCTGGACTTGCTGCATCTGTATCAAGAGCATTATCCTCAACCCATCGACGATATTTGCGACCATATCGAAGAAATTGACCTTAATTTTCTCCTCGAAGATCTGCCGCGAATGCTCGGCTCAATGAAACTTGGCGCTGAGCGAATTCGTCAGATTGTCTTGTCCCTGCGGAACTTCTCACGACTGGATCAATCAGAACTCAAAGCGGTGAATCTCCATGACGGCATTGAAGGAACCCTGACTATCCTGCACCATCGCCTGAAAGCTAAGGCAGATCGGGCCGCCGTCAAGGTCGTCAAGAACTATGGTGACTTGCCTCTGGTAGAATGTTATGCGGGTCAGCTAAATCAGGTGTTTATGAATCTGATTAGTAACGCCATTGACGCCCTCGATCCCTTTGATGTAGATAAAGCCGAGCGCACTGTCCGCATTGAGACACAACAGCTTGGCCTAGACCGAGTTGCGGTTACCATTGCCGATAATGGTTGTGGAATTCCCGAGGATCTGCAATCCCAGGTGTTTGACCCCTTCTTTACCACGAAACCCGTAGGTATTGGTACCGGTTTGGGGCTATCCATCAGCTATCAGATTGTCACTGAAAAACATCACGGTTCCTTTCAATGTTGCTCCCAGGTGGGAGTCGGTACAGAATTTCGCTTAGAGATTCCCATCAACCAATCGTCCACCCGTCATCCCCAACATAACGAAAATTCCACAGCGGCCGCTAAGATATAG
- a CDS encoding glycosyltransferase family 4 protein — translation MDILIYAYNYHPEPIGIAPLMTELAEGLVKRGHQVRVVTGMPNYPQRQIYEGYRGKLYVTEERNGVKIQRCFVWVRPKPGLIDRILLETSFVGTSFLQAVNGPRPDVILLTVPPLPASVPATVFKWLQRCPVILNLQDVLPEAAVVAGLLTNKSLIRIFESLERFSYRYANQIAAISEGFVDNLINKGVSPDKITLIPNWVDTDFIRPLPKEDNSFRREQGLAGKFVVLYSGNIALTQGLETLIQAAALLLDRPEIAIVIVGEERALGALGDRRDELGATNVKLLPFQPRERLPEMLSAANVGMVMQKKTVIAINMPSKIQVLLASGLPILASVPDQGTAARAVKQSGGGWVVPPEDPEAIAEAIRRLHSDPEQVAQLGRQGRQYALDNYAFNEALDRYEALFQQMIERA, via the coding sequence ATGGATATTCTCATTTACGCCTATAACTATCATCCTGAACCGATTGGCATTGCGCCCCTGATGACGGAACTCGCGGAAGGACTGGTAAAACGGGGACATCAAGTGCGGGTGGTGACGGGAATGCCCAACTATCCCCAACGGCAAATCTATGAGGGCTATCGGGGCAAACTCTATGTTACCGAGGAACGCAATGGGGTGAAAATTCAGCGTTGCTTTGTCTGGGTCCGTCCGAAACCGGGACTCATCGATCGCATCCTCCTTGAAACCAGTTTTGTGGGAACCAGTTTTCTCCAAGCCGTCAATGGCCCTCGCCCGGATGTCATCTTACTCACCGTTCCTCCCTTGCCCGCCTCAGTTCCTGCTACGGTCTTTAAATGGTTGCAACGCTGTCCTGTAATCTTAAACTTACAGGATGTGCTGCCGGAAGCTGCCGTTGTAGCCGGACTTTTGACTAACAAATCTTTAATTCGTATTTTTGAATCCTTAGAACGTTTTTCCTATCGCTACGCTAATCAAATTGCAGCTATTTCTGAGGGGTTTGTCGATAACTTAATCAACAAAGGGGTCAGTCCTGATAAAATCACCTTAATTCCGAATTGGGTGGATACAGATTTTATTCGTCCGTTGCCAAAAGAGGATAATTCCTTTCGTCGAGAACAGGGACTTGCCGGGAAATTCGTGGTGCTCTATTCCGGCAACATCGCTCTAACTCAAGGCTTAGAAACCCTCATTCAAGCGGCCGCCTTGTTATTAGATCGTCCTGAAATTGCCATTGTGATTGTTGGAGAAGAACGGGCATTAGGCGCTCTGGGCGATCGCCGCGACGAACTTGGCGCCACTAACGTCAAACTGTTACCCTTTCAACCCCGCGAACGCCTCCCCGAGATGCTGTCGGCGGCCAATGTGGGCATGGTGATGCAGAAAAAAACCGTCATCGCCATCAATATGCCCTCAAAAATTCAGGTCTTACTCGCCAGCGGACTGCCCATTTTAGCCTCTGTTCCTGACCAGGGAACCGCCGCCCGGGCCGTTAAACAAAGTGGCGGCGGTTGGGTCGTCCCCCCAGAAGATCCCGAAGCCATCGCCGAGGCCATTCGCCGACTCCACAGCGATCCCGAACAGGTGGCACAACTCGGCCGACAGGGGCGACAGTATGCTCTCGATAACTACGCCTTCAACGAAGCCCTCGATCGCTATGAAGCCCTCTTCCAACAGATGATCGAGCGTGCTTAA
- a CDS encoding SH3 domain-containing protein yields the protein MKFLQVMPLLLGFVLLSLLGGCGLEPTTTPDGDQSQVESPMTEPPEPTPTPAVGSNGTATPTPTPAPTPQPSPTATPTPEMPLAAQVEVLRCETTMARVNDPTAPLNVRSQPEVAEGNIVGQLDDRVWVTVIGQESGWWRISDPESGWISQNLTDSSCNEMVARVEFPANATRVRLSDRIVGAGFHEYRLEAAAQQMMTITALNDSPLPFVRAPNGREITDGASMRGRSTWSGQLPATGEYILEYNSNFQGFEYETEIEIR from the coding sequence ATGAAGTTTTTACAGGTTATGCCATTATTACTCGGGTTTGTCCTCCTGAGTCTTCTGGGGGGCTGTGGTTTGGAGCCGACGACGACCCCGGATGGGGATCAATCTCAGGTTGAATCCCCAATGACTGAACCCCCAGAACCTACTCCAACCCCGGCTGTTGGCTCTAATGGGACAGCCACACCTACCCCAACCCCGGCTCCCACTCCCCAACCCTCTCCCACGGCTACCCCCACTCCAGAAATGCCTCTAGCGGCTCAGGTGGAAGTGCTTCGGTGTGAGACGACGATGGCGCGGGTGAACGATCCGACGGCTCCTCTCAATGTGCGATCGCAGCCTGAGGTGGCGGAGGGCAATATTGTTGGACAATTAGATGACCGGGTTTGGGTGACAGTGATTGGGCAAGAGTCCGGCTGGTGGCGCATTTCTGATCCGGAGTCCGGCTGGATTTCTCAGAATTTAACGGATAGCAGTTGTAATGAGATGGTGGCACGGGTTGAGTTTCCTGCGAATGCGACCCGGGTTCGCCTGAGCGATCGCATTGTGGGGGCTGGCTTCCATGAATATCGCTTAGAGGCCGCCGCTCAACAGATGATGACCATCACGGCTCTCAATGACAGTCCTTTGCCGTTTGTGCGCGCTCCCAATGGTCGGGAAATTACGGATGGGGCCTCGATGCGGGGACGGAGCACCTGGTCGGGACAACTGCCCGCCACTGGGGAGTATATTCTGGAGTACAACTCCAATTTCCAGGGCTTTGAGTATGAAACGGAGATTGAGATCCGTTAA